In one window of Gossypium hirsutum isolate 1008001.06 chromosome A01, Gossypium_hirsutum_v2.1, whole genome shotgun sequence DNA:
- the LOC107917457 gene encoding uncharacterized protein: MDKKNREFLELGQGNRSVVEYEREFVHFSKYAQEIVPTKEEMCIRFEDGLNDETRIMIEVDSVGSVRNALKPSCRHCGKYHPGECRAKSRTCFRCGLTDHFLQNCLKQSKEDEDQNEKQMSTYQKGRRPGQNSAAGIACTREKDTGVRSEARAPTHTYVIRAKEEATAPDVMASIFYLFDVTLHVLIDLESTHSYIFTALVTEKKFPIESIDYDIQEFDVILGKDWLSLHDAIVNCRQKLIDLKCQIEEMISFKYESPKDTIRIILAISAQRLIQKELPSLPPDREVEFVIDLVPGTAPISRSLYHMAPAELKELKAQLEELLDIEFIRPSVSPYGALVLF, translated from the exons ATGGAcaagaaaaatagagaatttttGGAGTTAGGTCAGGGAAATAGATCGGTGGTTGagtacgagagagaatttgtgCATTTTAGTAAATATGCCCAAGAAATTGTGCCTACTAAAGAAGAGATGTGTATCCGATTTGAAGATGGCCTGAATGATGAAACCCGAATAATGATCGAAG TTGATAGTGTGGGAAGTGTACGAAATGCTCTAAAGCCCAGTTGTAGACATTGTGGAAAATATCATCCTGGAGAGTGTAGAGCTAAGTCGAGAACCTGTTTTAGATGTGGGTTGACTGATCACTTTCTTCAGAATTGTCTTAAACAGTCAAAAGAAGATGAAGATCAGAACGAAAAGCAAATGTCTACATATCAGAAAGGTAGACGTCCGGGTCAGAATAGTGCTGCTGGGATAGCTTGTACCAGGGAAAAAGACACTGGTGTTCGATCAGAGGCTAGAGCACCTACTCACACATATGTTATTCGAGCTAAAGAGGAAGCTACTGCTCCTGATGTGATGGCTAGTATattctatctctttgatgttactTTGCATGTATTGATTGACCTTGagtcaactcattcttatattttcaCTGCATTAGTAACGGAAAAGAAATTTCCTATTGAATCCATTGattatgatattcaa gaatttgatgttattctaggTAAGGATTGGCTAtcgttgcatgatgctatagtaaactgtAGACAGAAACTGATTGATTTGAAATGCCAGATAGAAGAGATGATTTCATTTAAGTATGAGAGTCCGAAAGATACTATTAGAATTATTTTAGCTATTTCTGCACAGAGATTGATACAGAAAG AGCTGCCGAGTTTGCCTCCtgatcgtgaagttgagtttgtgattgatCTGGTTCCTGGAACTGCACCGATATCAAGATCACTGTACCATATGGCACcagctgaattaaaagagttgaaagcacagttggaAGAGTTATTAGACATAGAATTTATTCGACCAAGCGTATCTCCCTATGGTGCACTTGTGTTATTTTGA